DNA from Roseimicrobium sp. ORNL1:
TGCCGTCAGGATGGCAGCGATGACAAAGAGCCACCACCATGTCTTGATGAAGTCACTGGCGTTCAGCATCCACTGCGCCATCATCGGAAGCTCCTTCCCCGTGCTCTGCACCAGCTTTGCCATGCGCGGGAGGAGGAAGGTGACCATGGTCACCGCCAGAGCGATGCCTGAGACGACGATAAACGCAGGGTAAATCAAAGCCCCGGTCACCTTGGAGCGGAGCTGCTCCAGCTGATTCAGGTGGCGTGCCTGGCGGTTCAGGATGGAGCCCAGGGCACCGCCCGCCTCACCCGCGGAGACAAGATTGCAGTACAGTTCATCAAAGGACGGACTCACCTGATGCAGCGAGCTGGAGAGCGGCAGACCATCCCGCACACGCTCACGCACCGAGGTGGCAAGCTGGCGCAGCACAGGCACGCTCCGGTTCTCCATCGCGTGAAGAGCCTGCTCAAGCTGAAGGCCCGCCGTCAGGAGGTCGCACAGCTCCTCGGTGAACTGGATGACCTGCGCGCGGGTGAGCTTGATGGGGCCCGTGGGTGCCGCCCCTTTCGCGTTGCCAGCCTTTCCAGACGCCCCTGCCTTCGCCGGAGCAGCGGCGGCAGTCTTTGATTTCGCGGAGCTTTTGTCGGCCTTGTCTTTGTTGCTGTTCTTCTCCTTGGTGGCAACAGCGGTAGCGGACTTGCCATCTTCCGCGTTCAAGGAAAAGGGCTGCAATCCGCGTCGTGCAAGTTTCCGCACCGCCTCTCCACGATCCGCCGCATCCAGCGTGCCAGCACTGCGCTGGCCGGAGGTGCTCATGGCTTCGTAACGAAAGGCGGGCATGCAGTGCGTTCTCCGTTTTTCCAGACTATTACAACTTAGGGGGCGAGGCAGAAAGGCTAATCCATGAAATCCTCACTCGTCACACGCATGACTTCCTCCACCGTGGTCGCGCCTTCCAGCACCTTGCGCCAGCCATACTCGCGCATGGAGATGAAACCGTCGCGTCGCGCCTGGCGGGTGAGTTCGTTCCCACTCGCCTTCCGGCTGATGAGATCCTGCAGGGCCGGGGTCACCATGGCGATTTCATAAATGGCCATGCGTCCGAAGTGACCCGTGCCGCGGCATGCCTGGCAGCCCGTGGCGCTGGCGGTGAAGAGCGTCTTGCCCAGCCCCTCGTGGAAGCCACAGGCCTTCAGTTGCTCATCGCTATAGTGCGCCGGTTTGCGACACTGCGGACAGAGGGACCGTACGAGACGTTGTGCCAGGAAAGCGCGCACCGAGGATGCTACAAGGAAGGGCTCCACCCCCATTTCCACCAGACGCGTGATGCCGCCCACGGCATCATTCGTGTGCAGGGTGGAGAAGACCAGGTGGCCGGTAAGCGAGGCGCGCACGGCGATTTCCGCAGTCTCCAGGTCACGAATTTCCCCCACCATCACCACGTTCGGATCGCCGCGCAAAATGCTCCGCAGGCCGCTGGCGAAGGTGAGATTGATCTCCGGCTTCACCGCAATCTGCACCACGCCCGGCAGCTTGTTTTCCACCGGATCCTCAATGGTCACGATGCGGCGTTGCACGCTGTTCAGCCGCGAGAGGAAAGTATACAGCGTGGTGCTCTTACCGCTGCCCGTGGGCCCTGTCACCAGCACGATGCCGTTCGGCTTGGCCAGCAGGCTCTCCACCTTTTCCCGGTAATCCGAGGTGAGGCCCAGCTTCTCCAGCGTGAACTTCTCCTGGCCCAGCAGTCGGAGGCTGATGCTCTCCCCTTCCACACTCGGGATGCACGCCACGCGCACGTCAATGCTCTGGCCTTCCAGCTTGAGATTGATACGGCCGTCCTGCGGCAGGCGCTTCTCCGCGATGTCCAGCTTCGCCATCACCTTGATGCGCGCCAGCACGGAAGCCTGCAGCGCCTTGATGTTCTCCGGCACCGGCGTCTCATGCAACACACCATCAATGCGGTACCGGATGCGCAGGTTGTCATGCAGCGGCTCCACGTGAATGTCCGTCGCGCGCTGCGCCAGCGCCTCGCGGATGATCTGGTTCACGAACTTCAGCACCGAGGCCTCCGCGTCATCTTCGTCGATGATGTTCGCCTCATCGCGGAGATGATCATCCTCCGAGTCCTGATCGCGGGACTTCATCAGGTCCTCAAAGGTATCCGCGCCCACCCCGTAGAAGCCCTGCAAAGCTCGCAGGAGTTCATCCCGTGGCGCGAGCGTCCAGCGTACCGGCATAGTGACCGTGCGCGCCACGGCCTGGCGTGCCATGAGATCGAAGGGATCGTAACACGCGACGACCAATGCGCGCTTCGCCTGCTTTCCGGCACCGTCTTTGCCTTTATCCTTGTCGTCTTCCGACACGGCAGGCGCGGATGCTTCACCTTCCACCGCAGCCTCATGACTGTTCGCATCGTTCGCGCCAGCGTGGGCGGAAACAAAGGCCAGTGGCAGCAGGCGGTGCCGCAGGGCCAGGCGCGGGGGGCATTCCTTTTTCAGTTCCGCCGCTTCGTCCATGTCCGGCTGCAACTCCGGCTGCCAGGGCCATCTCAGTTCATGGGCGAGCGCCCTGAGAAATTCATGCTCGCCGAGCGCAGCCTTCTCCAGCACTGCGTCAACCACCGGCTGGCCGCTCACGGAAGCCTCGCGTGCCGCGGTCTTCACCAACTCCAGATCCAAGCTCCCGGCGAGTGTGGCGGCAGTGAGCAGGGCATTCATGGGCACGACAATAGCACAAACCTACGCATCGATGAGCACACCACAGCTCTACTCGGTCGGATTCTCGACCTCAGTCTCCGTGGCCTCCACCTCTTCTTCATCATCGTCGTCACCACTGACCGGGCGATAACCTTCCCGCTCCAGTTCCAGCTTCAGATGCTCCACCGCCTGTGCCAGGGTCAGGTTGTCGTCATTCACCCGGTTGGTTTCCTTTTCATCCAGCGTGATCTTCACATCCGCTGTCCCGGCTGCGCCGATGCTTCCGTCCCGGGCCTCGCTCTCCGCCTCGCTCTCGTCATCCGCGCTTACCAGCGTGCCGTGCAGGCTCTTGGCCACCCGCGCCGTGATCGTTGAGGTCGGGTTGCTGATTTTCACCGTGTGATTGATGTCACCCAGCGCCA
Protein-coding regions in this window:
- a CDS encoding type II secretion system F family protein — its product is MPAFRYEAMSTSGQRSAGTLDAADRGEAVRKLARRGLQPFSLNAEDGKSATAVATKEKNSNKDKADKSSAKSKTAAAAPAKAGASGKAGNAKGAAPTGPIKLTRAQVIQFTEELCDLLTAGLQLEQALHAMENRSVPVLRQLATSVRERVRDGLPLSSSLHQVSPSFDELYCNLVSAGEAGGALGSILNRQARHLNQLEQLRSKVTGALIYPAFIVVSGIALAVTMVTFLLPRMAKLVQSTGKELPMMAQWMLNASDFIKTWWWLFVIAAILTAIVVHLLFQDKGRIAWWHRTMLNLPLYGPVLRTRFEVQFLETLGNLLKNGLPLHRALELVRKATMNLYLREQLVSVETAVHDGGSLSRAMEKTGVMRPLVVDMIRVGEQTGEMADALEKAAERFDRQLTKTIDHATALLQPVLMLVMAVLVGSMVWVMISIVFSTLQQIQER
- a CDS encoding type II/IV secretion system protein, which encodes MNALLTAATLAGSLDLELVKTAAREASVSGQPVVDAVLEKAALGEHEFLRALAHELRWPWQPELQPDMDEAAELKKECPPRLALRHRLLPLAFVSAHAGANDANSHEAAVEGEASAPAVSEDDKDKGKDGAGKQAKRALVVACYDPFDLMARQAVARTVTMPVRWTLAPRDELLRALQGFYGVGADTFEDLMKSRDQDSEDDHLRDEANIIDEDDAEASVLKFVNQIIREALAQRATDIHVEPLHDNLRIRYRIDGVLHETPVPENIKALQASVLARIKVMAKLDIAEKRLPQDGRINLKLEGQSIDVRVACIPSVEGESISLRLLGQEKFTLEKLGLTSDYREKVESLLAKPNGIVLVTGPTGSGKSTTLYTFLSRLNSVQRRIVTIEDPVENKLPGVVQIAVKPEINLTFASGLRSILRGDPNVVMVGEIRDLETAEIAVRASLTGHLVFSTLHTNDAVGGITRLVEMGVEPFLVASSVRAFLAQRLVRSLCPQCRKPAHYSDEQLKACGFHEGLGKTLFTASATGCQACRGTGHFGRMAIYEIAMVTPALQDLISRKASGNELTRQARRDGFISMREYGWRKVLEGATTVEEVMRVTSEDFMD